The genomic region TGGCATGgttgcctgtcctggtgctctgggcagtgcagctgtagcgccgtctgccaccggtgctccaggcagtacCGTAAGGGGGCGGAGAGCAGGGgaattggatagagggcaggggagtttggggtggtggtcagggggcgggggtgtggataggggttggggcgatCAGGGAGAGGGGAACTGGGGGGTTGAAtgagggcaggggtcccagggggcagtcaggaaggagagggggagttggatggggtggcagggggcagtcaaaGGCAGGGgctccaggggcggtcaggggacagggaagggtggatggggcaagagtcccgggggggctgtcagggcacgaggagcaggggggggattggatagggggtgggggccagcccacacctggctgtttggggaggcacagcctcccctaaccggccctccatacaattttggaaacctgatgtggccctcaggccaaaaagtttgcctgcccccaGTTTAGACTCTAGAGACAGATGCTGCAGAACGGTGAGTAAGCCTGATCTCGGACAGTGACTGTTCCAATCTAAATATATTCAGCAACCTGAATATTAAGCAACTGGCCAAATAGATCAAGTTCCCAGCAAGGTAATTAAGCAGGAACCCAAGGCAGTGGACCTCTTTCTCAACCCTCCTGACCATGTGAATCTGGCAGTCATATTGAACTGCCCAAtactgcacccctgccccactgtCTCAACACCTGAAATGTCGTTGCAAGAGCTGACATGTGAATGGGGGATTGAAGTCTGTCTCCCCACTccgagggcctgattctcagttactctGGTCCTGCATGTGGGGCAGGAATGGAATGGGTGGGAAGGCAAAGGTGGCTTAAATCCACCTTTGCACTCTGTATATTGggactctgcagtgaagacataccctaagggtgaCAGGCCTGATCAATGACTGACAGAGACTTACCAAATTAGGCATCCTAGCCCCAAGGACTATGCAGTATTTCAAGTGCCTGGATGTAACACAAATGCCAATCATTTACAAAGAATCCATTTACAGAGAATTCAAACTTATCTCCCCATTTGTTCCCAATCTATTTATACCTCAATAAAGGTACAAGCTCTTAACCCTGGACAAAGCAGAGGGTCCCCAAGCTTTGCTTCCTTGAATTACAGAATAGCTCATTCTTTCAGTCCCTGAGTTTTCCTAACAAGTTTTAAGGTGTTAGCCCAGGGGGCTCTGGAATCCCTCCAAGTTTTAGGTCTGTCTGACCGGCTGACATCATCTTGGCCGACAGAACCAGGTTGCTTTATGAGAAACGTGCAGGAGATTAGGTCACCACCTAGTTTCttgaacaaacaaaaaagtgctaaactgaaataattgtaagatcagtttttaaaaatagtttccaaATGCTGTCAGTTTAGCAGAGATGTTTTCAGGCAGTGACAACGAAGGGGAGTGATTGCTATGTAATTGggatagcactggcacaatttcaTGTGGGGGATGCACTAGCTAATGCCAAAATGGGCTTGAAAATTTAAGCTCTGATCTTAATACAAAAATTGCCAAATAAAGCCTAAAGTGAAATGCAGCCAGAACCCCTTTTTTCGTCCTGCTGTGGGTATTCAGTCAAGCATCTTATTTTGATTTCAGTATCTGATTTTCCTTTTCAAATGGTCTCCTCTCTTAACTGGGATGTCTACTGGGGCGTCTTGGTTAAGCAGATTTGGCACACATAATTCTGGCGGTACATGAGTGCGGTCCCTCCCTTTTGTGGAGCCTCTTTGCTGAATCCCTGCCTGTTACACTTCCCTTTATGCCTTGTCATTTGAATGTGTAAGAGAAAAACCCGAGTTTTCTTTGCAAGAGGATAAGACTTCAGTTTCCTTAGTGTCTTTTTAAATTGTCACCAGTTTGGAGTGCAGCGGAAGCCAAGCTGAATCTCTTATTGTGCATCTTTTCTTTGAGGCTGAAATTGCTCTTGCCAAGTTTTCAAGTTGGATTTGAATGacgccttctctctctctctctctctctctctctctctctctctttcccactccgctcctccagcagcagcagggccctcccccgcccccctcctagGAGAGGGCTTCAGGGTAAAGGGTGGGCGGCACAAGACTGGCTCTGCTGAGCCAGTGGCCTGATCCAATCACTGGGAGGACTGAAACCCTTCAGCCCCTCCTCGCCTTTACTtcaaagggagagggagagggcggggggaggaggcgaGGGTTGCAATTTAGGTCCTTTCTTCTTTGCCCGCCTCTTCTCCGAGTCTCAAtaagaagggggctgagctgtagttgaggtgcaggagattCTCTTAGGTGTAAAATCCCAACAGGACTGGACACAGTCCTCCCACCTGCCAGCTTCATTCCAACTGTCTAACCCTTCCTGGGGCCACAATGGTTGAAGCATTCTGTGCTACCTGGAAGCTGATTGACAGCCAGAATTTTGATGAATACATGAAGGCGCTGGGTAGGTATAAGGAGCTACTGCTCATCACCCATTGGGCTGCTGAAATGGTTCCTGAAGTTTTGGTGATGTTTTCCAGCACAGATAGGCTGGAGAGTGATCGTGGGATTGGGGATTTTGCATTGGATTAAAGCATCTGAGTGATTTCTGAGTAGAACCAAAAAAAGAATCATTGTCTAGCTGAGCTGAATGTTGCTGCAGAGAATGTGAATGTGGAAGTGCCGTGGCTTTGCCTGCTCTGTTATTTCCATTAGTGTTTCCTTCTTTATCAAAGTTAATGTGATAGAGATATAATTTGCAGGGTGGGTTGTAAGGGTGGGGAGAAGGCGGGGGAACAGAGTGGTAATGCATTGAGcttgtttttaaaactttattttagcAAAAGACAATGAGATCAACTGAATCAACAAAAGTGGCTTGCAAATAAACAAACAGGTCCCTCTCATTATACTGGAATGATAAAGATTGCCATCTAAATAAGCAAAAAGTAACTGTCACTAATTCAGTGACAAGAGGCTGATGTACTACACTCTGGACCTAAGGGGTCATTGTTGCAATATATTGTGTTTCTTAAGTGGGTACCTGAGGACTCAGAGGTATATACAGCGAGCTAGAGTGTAGGAACGTGGATAGATGAGGTATGGATGACTGGGCAGAGAAGTGTGAAGTGTAGTGTGatagtgaaaggagcagaacaggatagTAGGTTTCACCTCATTGTTTGGCAAACGGGGTGTAAAAGAAATCAGGGTCTGatggatttttgttttcatttgccgGGTTAGGAGTGGGCTTTGCTACGCGGCAGGTGGGGAACGTCACTAAACCCACAGTGATAATCAGCAATGAAGGGGACACAGTAGTGATCAGGACCCAGAGCACTTTCAAGAACACTGAAATCAGCTTCAAGCTTGGAGAAGAGTTTGAGGAAACTACCCCAGATGACAGAAACTGCAAAGTAAGTAAACACCCTCTCAGAGTGCAGCATTTGAAAAGTCTTatctttgggtgggggagggactaGGGAGAATGATTCAACTTCTTTGCTACAGTTAGTTTAGTTTTGTAGCACAGAAAGGGAGTATAAGGAAAGACAAGACCACATCTTACTCATTTAGAGACACAAGGTCATGTCTGGATGTTATGACATATGTTTCGGCCTTCCAGTATGAAGGAATTCTGCTAGATGCCCCATCCATATTTTTGTACCAGTCGCTTTAATCCAAAAATCAGTTTAGGAGACATCATTCTCAACTGAAATGAGGAAGTACATCCTCCTTGAACTTTGGGGGCTTTAAAAAGTTGCTACACCAGAGCAAATGTGAAATTATCATTTAAATGTCACTGGGACACACAAAGCAGGATTTATTTAATCCTTTCTGTACAAACAAGAATCAAATGgacttttcattttaaagaagGAGGGTTCATGGGTTTGGATTTAAAATGCCTAGAATGAGTTTATTATGCCAGGTTTGAGTAAGTTTGTTGACGAGAAACTAGTAGAGGCTATTGAATACATTCCCTAGAAATCTGAATAGTATCTGCTACTGTTTTAAATTAATCCTtctctttgtatattttgatatccCAGTCAGTTGTGACCTTGGATGGAGACAAACTAGTTCATGTACAGAAATGGGATGGCAAAGAGACAAACTTTGTTAGAGAAATTAAGGATGGCAAAATGGTAATGGTAAGTAAAATGATCATTGAGCTCACATGTATCAGATTAACTATTTGTTTAGATATATCGAGAACatgctatttttatttaaaatctagAGCTAGTTATCCGTAAAGCTGGTTgagaatttttaaaagttcacatatatatatacatatattactGCTTTGAATCTGTTTATGGacaatggaaaattttcagcatttttcaaccagctctagttaatGGTCTTCAGAGAGTATCAATGACATTTTAAACTTCTGAGGGGAGGGGAGTTAAATACAGCATTGTACTAAtcccaaaagaaacaaaatacacTTCTGGAACTGCAAAAATGTGAACTATTTGATTAAATGTGCATTAATCCATTTTAGACAGGTGGTACTTTAGATCACTAAAATAGTCTTATACTTCCATGTGCAACTAGTTACTTAGAATAAGTATTTCTCTGGGGTAATATATCTTGAGGATTTTTGCATTTAATAATGAATGGAGTATTCCTGCTTAGATTatttttcaaaacaatgaccaggaGAAGAGGTTCATGTAAAGAGTAATCTTTTAGGCTTTTAATCCACCTACCTCCAGTGATGCTTTGGGAACAGGATTATAATGTTGTGGCAgtcagggccatccttacccatacacaaattatgcagctgcgtagggcaccaggaaatttggggcaccaaattgccccaaatttcttggtgccctacgcagctgcgtgctgctccaatGGCCAGCCCAATccagccaggaaagctgcccccactcccaccccatgcccactccaacccttccccatgcccccgccccctgctccacccccagccgtacccccattccacctcttcctctGAGCTACGGGATAggagactgcagcaggggtcgggtGTGCCCTGCAGTTACCGGGCGGCGGGAAGGCTACGGACGGTCCTGGTGGCAGTGATACTAAAGCTATGGCTGAAAAGTGCACACGTTCTAAACCCTTTTAACACTGGGAGGAAGGGCGTTTGGAAATGTAGCctctgggctgaaatttctcatgtTTGTTCTTGGCACGAAAAAGAAGTGTGCTCAGCTACTTTACTTTCTGATACCTGGCCATTGGAGAATCAGTCTTTAACTCTTGTTTTTGTTcagatattctctctctcttcgtGTGTGGAGAATTCCAAATAGTTTAAACTTAAAAGTGCAGACACAATATGTAGTTGGTCAATGAGAAATGtgtgttcttttgtttgtttgttataaaGCCAGTAACGATGGTATTTTCCCACGTGCAGCAAACTATCATAAGAAATCTGAACAGGAATTTGGGATGCAAAATTGCAGATATGCAAACAGCTATCCCTTCGGCCAGTGGGAGCGGGCAGCAAGAAGGGCCACGTTTAATATCTAGGgcattccttttcaacaatataaccaaaccggctcaagcccccacccagtaacttGGGAAAATTTCACTGTACCCGATTGGCACCTCCAAGACGCAATATATTGGGAGTTCCATACATTAGAATTACCAGCCATATTCAGTGGTTACATATACAATCAGTGGACATGGTACATTTATTTGAACACTTGATTCCCTTTACATATACCCCCTACATATAATAAGTATTGCATATGAACATTTGAAACATACACATAGTGCATTGCACATTCTGATATGGGATCAGTGGggtttttgtctgtttgtttttgttttaatgaaattGTTAATATAGGTTCAATGTTATGGCTGAGAGTTTAAATgcacaaaagttaggaaattctgTTTTGGTTCCCAGACATCTTTTATTTTGGTCCCCTTTCTGATCTAGTGTATCATGAGTTACTCTCTGTTGAAAACAGCAATAAGAAAGGTATGGTTGCTGTGGGAACCACAGCTCTGAATTTTTTCACTCAGTATTAAGGGTGCACGATCATGTTTTGTTTACTTTTATATGATTTACATCcactagaacagtggctctcaaacttttttcacTGGTGACCGCTTTCacaaagcaagcctctgagtgcgacccccccttataatttaaaaacacctttttatatatttaacactattataaatgctggaggcaaagcagggtttggcgtggaggttgacagcttacgaccccccccccccatgtaataacctcgcaacccctgGAGAGGTCCcatcccccagtttgagaacccttgcacTAGAACAACCTCTTTAGATTGAGCAATATGTAGAAAATGGTTATGAAACATGGTATGGTGTTTTAACTTCTCTATTTCTTTTCCAACTTGCAGACTCTCACCTTTGGTGATGTGGTTGCTGTTCGTCACTATGAGAAAGCATAGAACCTACCTGTCCCCTGTCCAGGTGTTACTCCTGCTGGATGCATTTAACTGCTATCCACAAATGAACGTAGCTAAGTGACATgaacattactggcatgaaaggTTAATGAAGAGCTtgtgggttgttggttttttatttttactttatacCATCAAATTGGCAAACTCTTGTTCTGTAAAATGCAACAGGTAGAACTTTGCATTAAATCTCTGAAACACTTGTCTTTGTTTTTTACAATAAATAGAACATATTTGACATGTTATAGAATGCAATTCaaacttaaaattaaaatgtttttaaacccATGCTGGTTTTGCATTTAATGGACTAGTGTTTCAGTGCTTTGGGGGAGGTGCTATGAAAAACATTTCCTAAATGGGATTAATGCTGCAAGGAGGGGTGGTGGCAAGATGCTACAGTAGGCTGGGCTATATGGGGTGATTTGGTCAAACAGGAAACCAAGTGTGACTTCATTCCAATTTAGTGGCCTCTCTTTGCTTGAGAAACTCAGGAGCAGCATCTTTGTAGTGCTGtagtgggggcagagaggtgagAGGAAACATGGGTACTACCTCCCTGGCTCAAACCACTGACAGTTCCCTTCCTCTCTGATAATAATACTCTTTACTtacagcctgatccaaaactcactgaCGTCAAGGAGaacacttccactgacttcagtgggctttgaatcaatcCTTtactattttgtgtgtgtgttttaatgtgGCTAATGGAGGAAGTGGGTGAGAGTTCTATGATCTTCAGTGCAGAGGGAAATAAATCAGACCCAAAAGGCAGAAATGCTCCATATATTGGGGTGGGAGGGCAGTAGGAATGTAGCAGGCCCTGATCAACCTCAGGGTTATAGCTTGCCTTTCCTAGGGATCCTCAGATGCCACAGGGTTAGGAAGCCTTGCTCCTTGAGGGGAGCTCCATGATGTGAACCTCCTCCTGGAGTACCTTCTTGTATGTTTTATCACACGATGGTGCATTATGGACCTTAATTTGTGTGGAGGGGCAGTAATCTCGTCTAAGAGCAGTATTGCATTTTACAGAAATCAAAATTGTATTAATAAAACATCTTAAAAGCAGAATTGGTGTGAACTGGCTCTATACCCCAGTTTTCTGAGCCAAATAAAACCAAAAAGAGTTACATGGCATCATATATGTAACTAGGAGGAAAAGATGTAAAGAGAATCCCCCTTCTGTTAGGGCGTTGCATCCAGGGGCCATATCTGCTTTTGGTTGATTAAGACCTTTTTTTAACAGTGACACAGTTGTGACATTTAACCAGTGGGCCACATTGAGGATGCTGCAAAGGCGTATGGCCGGAGAGGTGCTTCAGGAGCGGAATTGCACCTGAGCTCCCAGACCAGATGCTGGACCACAGTATTCCTTAGATCTGCTAGCTGGTGTGGTGGAAGTAGTTCTGGTTCCTTCCCACCATAGGTGGCTCTCTTTCATATGGACACTGAGGGAGGGCTAGTGCTTGGTCTCAGCGACTGCAACTATGGCTGGTCCTTCTGTGCAGGGAGCACAAGAGCACCTCATTTGATAAGGGTCTAGGCACAAGTTGGCCCTAAAAAAGACATGAATACAAGATCTTGTTTTCTAATATCTTAACTTTTACAGGGAGGTGCTCTCTGAAGGGACTGTTAACACAGTATTACTATTAACACTGTAAATC from Mauremys mutica isolate MM-2020 ecotype Southern chromosome 3, ASM2049712v1, whole genome shotgun sequence harbors:
- the FABP7 gene encoding fatty acid-binding protein, brain, coding for MVEAFCATWKLIDSQNFDEYMKALGVGFATRQVGNVTKPTVIISNEGDTVVIRTQSTFKNTEISFKLGEEFEETTPDDRNCKSVVTLDGDKLVHVQKWDGKETNFVREIKDGKMVMTLTFGDVVAVRHYEKA